A single genomic interval of Aedes aegypti strain LVP_AGWG chromosome 1, AaegL5.0 Primary Assembly, whole genome shotgun sequence harbors:
- the LOC110681536 gene encoding TBC1 domain family member 7-like, with protein sequence MADERNFRSTYYEKVGCRSVEERKSLEILLKDKPLNVLKLKQFCIRFTVPNIHRSVLWNFLLGVTPAYTDSCKYVMTQREAVYDDLLRALQVMRIVDDKTPKPRVLYAMWLLETKQLCLGYDLNQECHFSNITEVLLQSFDNDIEIYWMAKGFHEYSQEIIEEMGKLSDLTGTILEKEDNGLYIHLKSCDILPVLPLEKWYGSFFAGVLPELAIIRIWDKICGGSIKIVIFVLIEILRTLRRRVLRCVDLKSLLECIETIKDEQETADLIVNKAIELWQQNKGHNEFILQSKAKALI encoded by the exons ATGGCTGATGAACGGAATTTCCGTTCAACTTATTACGAAAAAGTCGGCTGCCGGAGCGTGGAAGAgcgaaaatctttggaaattctGCTCAAGGACAAGCCGCTGAATGTGCTCAAACTGAAACAGTTCTGTATCCGGTTCACTGTACCTAACATCCACCGGAGTGTGCTATGGAACTTCCTGCTCG GTGTCACTCCGGCCTATACCGATTCCTGCAAATATGTAATGACCCAACGGGAAGCGGTGTACGATGATTTACTACGGGCCTTGCAGGTGATGAGAATTGTCGATGATAAAACACCAAAGCCCAGGGTTTTATACGCAATGTGGCTTCTGGaaactaaacaactttgtctgGGATATGACCTGAAT CAAGAGTGCCATTTCAGCAACATAACCGAGGTGTTGTTGCAGAGCTTCGACAACGATATCGAGATCTATTGGATGGCTAAAGGGTTTCACGAGTACAGCCAGGAAATTATAGAGGAAATGGGAAAGTTGTCCGATTTGACCGGTACAATCCTGGAGAAGGAAGACAACGGGTTGTACATTCATCTAAAATCGTGCGACATATTGCCCGTGCTTCCGTTGGAGAAGTGGTACGGATCTTTCTTCGCCGGTGTTCTGCCGGAGTTGGCCATTATTCGTATATGGGACAAAATCTGCGGAGGATCGATCAAGATTGTAATCTTTGTGCTGATAGAAATACTTCGCACCTTGCGGAGAAGGGTGCTCCGGTGCGTGGATCTGAAATCTTTGCTCGAGTGCATTGAAACC ATCAAAGACGAGCAGGAAACGGCCGATCTCATCGTAAACAAGGCCATCGAACTGTGGCAGCAGAACAAGGGCCACAACGAGTTCATTCTTCAGTCCAAAGCGAAGGCCCTCATATGA
- the LOC5569231 gene encoding GDP-fucose transporter 1, whose translation MYEPLETNKGNLLTKYLRILAVVAAYWVVSILTVFVNKALLSGLDLDAPLFVTWFQVLTSSSICFVMSALSRRYPRVFNVPTGNPLDRDVLRKVLPLSLLFTAMIATNNLCLKYVGVAFYYVGRSLTTVFNVVLTYLLLGQKTSGKAVLCCMLIVIGFWIGVDQESLTESFSLIGTIFGVLGSLSLSLYSIYTKRTLQFVNQEVWLLSYYNNVYSAVIFIPLMLINGEFRVVMDYEHLAEPWFWGVMTVGGLCGFAIGFVTALQIKVTSPLTHNISGTAKACAQTVLATTWFSEVKSFLWWTSNLVVLIGSALYTRVKQLEMDQRHRQQINSQKV comes from the exons ATGTACGAACCACTGGAAACCAACAAGGGAAACCTGCTGACCAAATATCTCCGGATATTGGCGGTGGTCGCTGCGTATTG GGTCGTTTCCATTCTGACCGTTTTTGTGAACAAAGCACTGTTAAGTGGCCTGGACCTGGACGCTCCCTTGTTCGTAACATGGTTTCAGGTATTGACCTCGTCGAGCATTTGCTTCGTGATGAGCGCGCTTAGCCGGAGGTATCCGAGAGTTTTTAACGTTCCAACGGGGAATCCGTTGGATAGGGATGTTTTACGGAAAGTATTACCGTTGTCGCTGCTATTCACGGCAATGATTGCAACGAACAATCTTTGCTTGAAATATGTAGGGGTGGCTTTCTACTACGTAGGTCGTTCTTTGACCACGGTGTTCAACGTCGTGTTAACTTACCTGCTATTGGGACAGAAGACCAGTGGAAAAGCGGTGCTCTGCTGTATGCTGATTGTAATCGGATTTTGGATCGGAGTCGATCAGGAAAGCTTGACGGAATCTTTCTCACTCATCGGAACGATTTTTGGAGTGCTGGGCTCGTTGAGTCTATCCCTGTACTCTATCTACACGAAGCGCACCTTACAGTTTGTCAATCAGGAAGTGTGGCTGCTGAGCTATTATAACAACGTTTACTCTGCGGTTATCTTCATCCCGCTGATGTTAATCAACGGAGAATTCCGGGTAGTCATGGATTATGAACATCTGGCCGAACCGTGGTTTTGGGGCGTGATGACTGTCGGAGGTCTTTGCGGATTTGCCATCGGATTCGTAACAGCTCTGCAGATCAAGGTGACGTCTCCTCTGACTCACAACATTTCCGGAACGGCAAAGGCTTGTGCGCAAACCGTACTGGCCACCACCTGGTTCAGCGAAGTCAAATCGTTCCTCTGGTGGACTTCCAACCTAGTGGTGCTAATTGGCAGTGCTCTGTACACTCGGGTGAAGCAACTCGAAATGGACCAACGGCATCGACAACAGATCAATAGTCAAAAAGTTTAA
- the LOC110681535 gene encoding DNA-directed RNA polymerase III subunit RPC3-like — MSIQLGKLCSCIVQQHFGDVVRMVADDLFAAVAKTLSMVIKSTGLSKSEVCKALAILLKFGLARHQPNKAGSATEYILDYEKVLMVLRYPRFVHLIQTKYGPECATLTEELLRAGCQTASYVILKGTAISDVKDKNTITKFREKFSDLVAKNYFIRAPDPKPIDPSNELEMLDYESANLFQMPELDLRKLLDLQEGKTTKAPDEGIHWLVNLEKFHLDFRDSIMINAAERLIDSSAGECLKFLLQLMYSRTKPWEMVSNPIPMVELKQLCEKKSNNLEMIKFLDQYVAVIESVNFVSKFGDTGGGQFTVNMKKILEQLTWSCIENVITEKYGSKAARIFRVIRMKKYIEQEDIQKEAMIPAKEAKQLTYKLLEENFLQIQTFRKTGGGNAGAPKSFFLFYVNQAQIVSMLLEICYKALYNSITRSTHDKTVNKRLIEKSQRLDSIVEAMKDRGESEEYIAEIQETLTPPEKEILQKVKIRVKSLYSAEIGIDETIFLLKLYQQYQRK; from the exons ATGTCCATCCAGCTAGGTAAGCTATGCTCGTGCATAGTGCAGCAGCACTTTGGCGACGTGGTTCGCATGGTGGCCGATGACCTTTTCGCCGCCGTCGCCAAAACCCTATCGATGGTCATCAAAAGCACCGGACTCTCGAAATCGGAG GTCTGCAAAGCTCTAGcgattttgctgaaatttggTCTCGCACGACACCAACCGAATAAAGCCGGATCAGCAACCGAATACATTCTGGATTACGAAAAGGTCCTTATGGTATTGCGCTATCCTCGATTTGTGCACCTGATTCAAACTAAGTATGGCCCCGAGTGTGCAACCTTGACGGAGGAATTGCTGAGAGCCGGTTGCCAGACGGCTTCCTACGTAATCCTCAAGGGAACGGCCATCTCCGATGTGAAAGACAAGAACACTATTACGAAGTTCCGCGAGAAGTTCAGCGATCTGGTAGCTAAGAACTATTTCATCCGCGCACCAGACCCAAAACCGATTGACCCCTCCAACGAGCTGGAAATGTTGGATTACGAAAGTGCGAATCTCTTCCAAATGCCAGAGCTAGATCTTCGCAAGCTTCTGGATCTTCAGGAGGGCAAAACTACTAAAGCCCCAGACGAAGGCATCCACTGGCTGGTCAATCTGGAGAAGTTCCACTTGGATTTCCGTGATTCGATAATGATTAACGCAGCCGAACGGTTGATCGATTCCAGTGCAGGGGAGTGTCTCAAATTTCTTCTTCAGCTAATGTACTCCCGAACCAAACCGTGGGAAATGGTTTCCAATCCCATTCCGATGGTTGAACTGAAACAGCTCTGCGAGAAAAAGTCCAATAACTTGGAAATGATCAAGTTTCTCGATCAGTACGTCGCCGTTATTGAATCGGTTAATTTTGTCAGCAAATTCGGCGACACCGGAGGTGGCCAGTTCACGGTCAACATGAAGAAAATTCTCGAACAACTGACCTGGAGTTGCATCGAGAACGTTATCACGGAAAAGTACGGCTCCAAGGCCGCCCGCATCTTCCGGGTTATTCGCATGAAAAAATACATCGAGCAGGAAGACATTCAGAAGGAAGCGATGATCCCGGCCAAGGAAGCTAAACAGTTGACCTACAAGttgttggaagaaaatttccttcaaatccAGACATTCCGCAAAACGGGCGGCGGAAATGCCGGAGCCCCAAAGTCCTTCTTCCTGTTCTACGTCAACCAGGCGCAAATCGTGTCGATGCTGTTGGAGATTTGCTACAAGGCGTTGTACAATTCCATCACCCGGTCGACGCACGACAAGACGGTTAACAAACGGCTCATCGAGAAGAGTCAACGACTGGACAGCATTGTGGAAGCGATGAAGGACCGCGGTGAGTCGGAAGAGTACATCGCGGAGATACAGGAAACTTTGACGCCCCCGGAGAAGGAGATCCTGCAGAAGGTGAAGATTCGCGTGAAGAGTTTGTACAGCGCTGAGATTGGTATCGACGAGACGATTTTCTTGCTAAAGTTATACCAACAGTATCAGAGGAAGTAG